A stretch of DNA from Rickettsiales bacterium:
TTCTCCTCAGTTGCAATAGTTGGTTCTATTTGAGGTTTCAATTCTGGCTTCTTAATAATTTTTTTATTTTTCTTAGGCATATTATTCTCCTTTTTGGTTACAACGCAATAGCGTCAAAGCCAATGAAGCCGCTTATTTGAAGGCTTATCAAGCAGAAGAAGTTTTATAATCACTAATATTCAAAACTGTCTCCACAATGTCGCTAACTGTATTGGACTTATTCTCAGGAATTGGAGGTTTTTCCTTGGGTGCAGAGAGAGCTGGCTGGCGAACTGTATCATTTTGTGAGATAGACAAATTCTGTACTGAAATTCTAAAAAAGCGATGGCCTGAAGTACCAATTTTTGATGATATAAAATCTTTAACCGCAGAAGAAATTTACAAAAAAGTCGACTCAAAAATTGATGTTATATGCGGTGGTTTTCCATGTCAGGATATTTCAGTTGCTGGCAAAAAAGCTGGTATCACAGGTAGCAGATCAAGTTTGTGGAAAGAATTTGCAAGGTTAATAAATGAAATCAAACCCAAATATGCAATTATCGAAAATGTGGCAAACCTTAG
This window harbors:
- the dcm gene encoding DNA (cytosine-5-)-methyltransferase, with product MSLTVLDLFSGIGGFSLGAERAGWRTVSFCEIDKFCTEILKKRWPEVPIFDDIKSLTAEEIYKKVDSKIDVICGGFPCQDISVAGKKAGITGSRSSLWKEFARLINEIKPKYAIIENVANLRGNGLITVLQDLWQIGYDAEWHCIPASAVGAPHRRDRIWIIAYPNSQRFSNN